In bacterium, one genomic interval encodes:
- the waaF gene encoding lipopolysaccharide heptosyltransferase II: MKILIIQTAFIGDVILGTPLLQTIATAGSMEHKARNTEQKAGNKELSIITTPQGKEILDGNPYLNQIIVYDKKGQDRGFFKFLEMVKKIKREKFDIAVIPHRSLRSSLLAYLAKIPERIGFNTSAGFFLLTRKVPYLRNKHEVERNLELASTGLGIKAIEQNLSIFLSEKEKNFARRFLEENNVGDDFLIGFAPGSIWQTKQWLTSGYARVGDELSKNYKAKIIIFGSKADAEIAEKISKQMKITPIIAAGKTNLKELSALISKCHLFVTNDTAPMHIAMAFKIPTVAIFGPTTLDIGFGPYGENFVVVERSGLACRPCSLHGPRQCPKKHFACMNEISPQEVISACQKLV, translated from the coding sequence ATGAAAATCTTGATTATTCAAACAGCATTTATTGGAGATGTGATTTTAGGGACACCACTTTTGCAGACCATTGCCACGGCAGGAAGTATGGAGCACAAAGCACGAAACACGGAGCAGAAAGCAGGAAACAAAGAATTATCTATTATAACTACACCGCAAGGGAAAGAGATTTTAGATGGAAATCCTTATCTTAATCAGATAATTGTCTATGATAAAAAGGGACAAGATAGGGGCTTTTTTAAATTCCTGGAAATGGTAAAAAAGATTAAAAGGGAAAAATTCGATATTGCGGTCATTCCACATCGTTCACTGCGAAGCAGTTTGTTGGCTTATTTAGCTAAAATACCTGAAAGAATTGGATTTAACACAAGTGCTGGCTTTTTCTTGTTGACGAGAAAAGTCCCATATTTAAGAAATAAGCATGAAGTAGAGCGGAATTTAGAGTTAGCCTCCACAGGATTGGGAATTAAGGCAATTGAGCAAAATTTAAGTATTTTTTTATCGGAGAAAGAAAAGAATTTTGCCAGAAGATTCCTTGAGGAAAACAATGTTGGAGATGACTTTTTAATCGGGTTTGCCCCGGGGTCTATCTGGCAAACTAAACAATGGTTGACTTCAGGTTATGCCCGGGTGGGTGATGAATTAAGCAAAAACTACAAGGCGAAAATTATTATCTTTGGAAGTAAGGCGGACGCAGAAATAGCTGAAAAAATAAGCAAACAGATGAAAATTACACCAATTATTGCCGCTGGTAAAACAAATCTTAAAGAATTATCTGCCTTAATTTCAAAATGTCATCTATTCGTTACGAATGATACCGCGCCAATGCATATTGCGATGGCTTTTAAGATACCGACGGTGGCGATATTTGGTCCAACAACCCTGGATATTGGTTTTGGACCTTATGGTGAGAATTTTGTCGTGGTGGAGCGTTCAGGACTTGCCTGCCGACCTTGTAGTTTGCATGGTCCCCGTCAATGCCCGAAAAAACACTTTGCCTGTATGAATGAAATATCACCGCAAGAAGTCATCTCGGCTTGCCAAAAACTTGTTTAA
- a CDS encoding GNAT family N-acetyltransferase encodes MEKLWSVRKYTKEDKELLFKLYEEVWGKEIAQVCRKRWDWKFEDNPNNPKEGPFIRILEYKGQLAGFICGISTKVLINTKTYQAYWLVDHMTHPKYRGRGHLLIKKAYEENPLNIGFPTEPAYLLWKRIAGFDVHISFNPLMKKSVNLENTVTKFVKNKLIPKFITLPLNLLSDLIFKPKKSPLITLTQISSFNSRIDDFWNRISKNFNAISIRDMKYLNWRFVRCPDVQYTIFLAEKKKEISGYIVLRVYQNTGYIVDFLAEKEGFESLIWRATKYFKEQKVNSICCLEPKNAFYLKTLKKCGFFVRKGSTVYRYIGRSIIPDVPMEFLREPKNWFLTLGDSDLDMII; translated from the coding sequence ATGGAAAAACTATGGTCTGTAAGAAAATACACAAAGGAAGATAAAGAATTGCTTTTTAAATTATATGAGGAAGTATGGGGCAAAGAGATTGCCCAAGTGTGTAGAAAAAGATGGGACTGGAAATTTGAGGATAATCCCAATAACCCCAAAGAAGGTCCTTTTATTCGGATATTAGAATATAAAGGCCAATTAGCCGGATTTATCTGTGGCATATCTACCAAAGTGTTAATTAACACAAAAACCTACCAGGCATATTGGTTAGTTGACCATATGACCCATCCTAAATATCGTGGCAGAGGGCATTTGTTAATCAAAAAGGCTTATGAGGAAAATCCTTTAAATATTGGTTTCCCAACGGAACCCGCTTATTTACTTTGGAAAAGAATAGCTGGTTTCGATGTCCATATATCTTTTAATCCATTAATGAAAAAATCTGTTAATCTGGAAAACACCGTGACTAAATTTGTTAAAAACAAATTAATACCTAAATTCATTACTCTTCCTTTAAATCTTCTTTCTGATCTTATCTTTAAACCCAAAAAATCCCCACTGATAACTCTTACTCAAATTTCGTCCTTTAACTCCCGAATAGACGACTTCTGGAATCGTATCTCTAAAAACTTTAATGCCATCTCTATCCGTGATATGAAGTATTTAAATTGGCGGTTTGTTAGATGTCCGGATGTCCAATATACTATCTTTTTAGCCGAAAAGAAAAAGGAGATATCAGGATATATTGTCTTACGAGTCTATCAAAATACAGGTTACATAGTTGACTTTTTAGCAGAGAAAGAAGGATTTGAGAGTCTTATCTGGCGGGCAACAAAATATTTTAAAGAACAAAAGGTAAATTCTATCTGTTGTTTAGAGCCTAAAAATGCCTTCTATTTAAAGACCCTTAAAAAATGTGGCTTTTTTGTGAGAAAGGGCTCTACGGTCTATAGATATATTGGCCGGTCTATAATTCCCGATGTGCCGATGGAGTTTTTAAGAGAACCCAAAAATTGGTTTCTTACCCTCGGTGATTCTGACCTGGATATGATTATATAG